A genomic stretch from Spirochaetaceae bacterium includes:
- a CDS encoding elongation factor P maturation arginine rhamnosyltransferase EarP, translated as MTIDIFCEVIDYYGDVAVAMRLALAVKAKKPAWVIRFFCNNYSFFNKLFNYDDTGSYRGIRLYNDDEAAKLNKADAAIEMLACQLPVGYQRPPLVINLEYFTAESWAGGYHLQPSLIGGGSKKYFFMPGVTNGTGGLVSNNTLNINKKNFFSMFNSQCLIFNLYASLYLYHYNIDELAAQPATAFFIVSPKPKLLPKNCIHLPHLYLSDYDKLVQLCDYNLVRGEDSLSRALLSGKPFLWQAYKQEEDYHLVKVKALLEWAAANPQLSSEQVALIKQFKETFITINNNGQLNLNFIEQNYAKLAGITQILTTAINSLGTQEDNLIDFISKNSK; from the coding sequence TTGACTATTGATATTTTTTGCGAGGTAATAGATTATTACGGCGATGTTGCGGTAGCTATGCGGCTAGCCTTAGCCGTTAAGGCCAAAAAGCCGGCGTGGGTTATCCGCTTTTTTTGCAATAATTATTCTTTTTTTAACAAATTATTTAACTACGATGATACGGGGAGCTATCGGGGTATCCGGCTTTATAATGATGACGAAGCGGCTAAGTTAAATAAAGCCGATGCCGCCATCGAGATGCTGGCCTGCCAACTGCCGGTAGGCTACCAAAGGCCGCCCCTCGTTATTAACCTAGAATACTTTACCGCCGAAAGCTGGGCCGGCGGCTACCATTTGCAGCCCTCGTTAATAGGCGGCGGCAGTAAAAAATATTTCTTTATGCCCGGTGTAACCAACGGCACCGGCGGTTTAGTAAGCAACAATACATTAAATATAAATAAAAAAAACTTCTTCTCAATGTTTAATTCTCAATGTTTAATTTTTAATTTGTATGCTAGCCTTTATCTTTATCATTACAACATTGACGAACTGGCCGCCCAGCCGGCCACCGCTTTTTTTATTGTTAGCCCCAAACCTAAATTGCTGCCGAAAAATTGTATCCATTTACCCCATCTTTATTTAAGCGATTACGATAAGCTCGTGCAGCTGTGCGATTATAACCTAGTAAGGGGTGAAGACAGCCTAAGCCGCGCCCTGCTAAGCGGCAAACCTTTTTTATGGCAAGCCTATAAACAAGAAGAAGATTATCACTTAGTTAAAGTTAAAGCCCTTTTAGAGTGGGCGGCGGCTAACCCGCAGTTATCCTCCGAGCAAGTAGCTTTAATTAAACAATTTAAAGAAACTTTTATTACCATTAATAATAACGGGCAACTTAATCTTAACTTTATAGAACAAAATTATGCTAAGTTAGCCGGCATTACGCAAATTTTAACTACGGCCATAAACAGCTTGGGAACGCAAGAAGATAATTTGATTGATTTTATTAGTAA